A stretch of Lewinella sp. 4G2 DNA encodes these proteins:
- a CDS encoding DUF2490 domain-containing protein yields MLHFRTAVLLLLCALSSHATLAQSGPDEDQLGSWYMYFFNKSFSEESRFGLQGDLQYRAWDAGGDLEQLLLRGGLTYRPENANVLLTLGYANITTGEFGDGDATTGESRIYQEALLPHRLSNRIRLTHRFRYEQRFVDDQDFRTRYRYNLFVNILLNADEFARKTVYVALYNELFINGQTNIGDGRTVQYFDRNRTYLGLGYGLRDNLRVQAGWMQQTTVNWQKGQTQLSLHHSF; encoded by the coding sequence ATGCTTCATTTCCGCACCGCCGTCCTTCTCCTGCTCTGCGCCCTGAGTAGCCACGCTACCCTAGCGCAGAGTGGGCCGGACGAAGACCAACTCGGCAGTTGGTACATGTACTTTTTCAATAAATCATTCAGCGAGGAAAGCCGCTTCGGCCTCCAGGGTGATTTGCAGTACCGCGCCTGGGACGCCGGCGGCGACCTTGAACAACTCCTTTTGCGGGGTGGCCTCACGTACCGGCCAGAGAATGCCAACGTTTTACTGACCCTGGGATACGCCAACATCACTACCGGCGAATTCGGCGACGGGGATGCAACGACGGGCGAGAGCCGGATTTACCAGGAGGCCCTGTTGCCACATCGTCTAAGTAACCGCATCCGATTAACGCACCGTTTCCGTTACGAGCAACGTTTCGTAGATGACCAGGATTTTCGGACGCGCTACCGTTACAACCTGTTCGTAAACATCCTACTGAACGCGGATGAATTTGCTAGGAAAACCGTCTACGTCGCCCTGTACAATGAACTCTTTATCAACGGGCAGACCAATATTGGCGACGGCCGGACGGTCCAGTACTTCGACCGTAACCGTACCTACCTCGGCCTCGGTTACGGCCTGAGGGATAACCTGAGAGTGCAGGCGGGTTGGATGCAGCAAACCACTGTCAACTGGCAGAAAGGGCAGACGCAATTAAGTCTACACCACAGTTTTTAG
- a CDS encoding YsnF/AvaK domain-containing protein: MNQTVIGVFDTAAQAKEAQTALQTATFTNVDTQTFGESGRYDDRYASATDSVYAFFGNLFDTDEETAKGYAEVARRGTVVTVYTDTMEDAKKAAAILDQYGAIDFDERRTAYAGYEGKDLNDDTIKVIQENIAVGKREVQTGATTVRSRIIEKPVVEELRLRAENVYVTRTPVNRVATAADFADATGTITMTETAEEAVVAKEARVVEEIAVGKEVTTRTETINETIRETEVDVVETAGEIVKEYNATK; the protein is encoded by the coding sequence ATGAATCAGACCGTTATTGGTGTATTTGACACCGCCGCCCAAGCCAAAGAAGCGCAAACCGCCCTTCAAACCGCCACCTTCACCAACGTTGATACCCAAACTTTCGGGGAAAGCGGCCGTTACGACGACCGCTACGCCAGCGCTACTGACAGCGTCTACGCTTTCTTCGGTAACCTTTTCGACACTGACGAGGAAACCGCTAAAGGATACGCAGAAGTTGCTCGCCGCGGTACCGTAGTGACTGTATATACGGACACCATGGAGGACGCCAAGAAAGCCGCCGCAATCCTCGACCAGTATGGAGCCATTGACTTCGACGAACGCCGCACTGCCTACGCCGGCTACGAGGGCAAAGACCTCAACGATGATACCATTAAGGTCATCCAGGAGAACATCGCCGTCGGTAAGCGTGAAGTACAGACCGGTGCCACTACCGTCCGTTCACGGATCATCGAGAAGCCAGTGGTTGAAGAACTGCGCCTGCGTGCCGAAAATGTGTACGTAACCCGCACTCCTGTGAATAGAGTCGCAACAGCAGCAGATTTCGCTGATGCCACCGGCACCATTACGATGACCGAAACGGCAGAGGAAGCCGTGGTCGCCAAAGAGGCCCGCGTCGTCGAGGAGATCGCCGTAGGTAAGGAGGTAACTACCCGGACCGAGACAATTAACGAAACCATCCGCGAAACGGAGGTAGACGTAGTTGAAACGGCAGGTGAGATTGTCAAAGAGTACAATGCCACTAAGTAA
- a CDS encoding PRC-barrel domain-containing protein gives MSTIVKTTSTVTPTEKYTTKNVNLKFVDNLSDYQVHHDDTDIRGFDVRLSTGEKIGEVEGLLADVPARQVRYVEIEVEDDIINRHTLGTYTNEDRNVLIPIGLVKINADKTVTILGLGLDHFVDYPRFNRTNGYTTSFEIDTTNYLSDFHEFGSSYNRSMFDSPDYRRRDRHDNNFYMSKFFVGQ, from the coding sequence ATGAGTACCATAGTAAAAACAACCTCCACCGTCACCCCAACTGAGAAGTACACCACAAAGAATGTAAATCTCAAGTTTGTTGATAACCTGAGCGACTACCAGGTTCACCACGATGACACGGATATCCGTGGATTCGATGTCCGCCTGTCAACCGGCGAAAAGATCGGTGAAGTGGAAGGTCTCTTAGCGGATGTACCCGCCCGCCAGGTGCGCTACGTTGAGATTGAAGTGGAAGATGATATCATCAACCGCCACACCCTCGGCACTTACACCAATGAAGATCGCAATGTCCTCATTCCGATTGGCTTAGTGAAGATCAACGCTGATAAGACAGTGACTATTCTTGGTCTTGGTCTGGATCACTTCGTGGACTACCCCCGTTTTAACCGTACCAACGGTTACACAACCAGTTTCGAAATTGATACCACCAACTACCTGTCCGACTTCCATGAATTTGGATCGTCCTATAACCGGTCGATGTTTGACAGCCCCGACTACCGCCGCCGCGATCGCCACGATAATAACTTCTACATGTCGAAGTTCTTCGTAGGCCAGTAA
- a CDS encoding endonuclease/exonuclease/phosphatase family protein, whose protein sequence is MEKFRKAIYILLCVVTVIVMLASVLSVFRDTPNRYLKMLDFPRIQFFIASLITLPLFIWDTQRWKWYDYALVVGLVGGLVIQGRYLINYTPLVSPTVPQADASVTTADEVSILLANVYRENKETQPLIDLIEDKQPDFVVAMEVNAYWDKGLAPIERDYPYVEKRVNEVGYGMSLYSKFPLENVIVKELNNDKVPSFEARVQLDNGREIQLHTVHPVPPKYFEKLPDNEGQKEVALRKVGDDIAANSLPSIVAGDLNDVVWGFTDELMETEVDLLDDVRVGRGILSSFDATSWIMRWPIDHVFVTKEFSVVELERGSDIGSDHFPIYVKLAIPAQ, encoded by the coding sequence GTGGAAAAATTTAGAAAAGCCATTTACATTTTGCTGTGCGTGGTTACCGTCATCGTGATGCTGGCCTCCGTGCTTTCAGTATTTCGGGATACACCGAACCGGTACCTGAAAATGCTGGATTTCCCGCGCATTCAATTCTTCATCGCCTCGCTGATCACTTTGCCGTTGTTCATCTGGGATACCCAACGGTGGAAATGGTACGACTATGCCCTCGTAGTGGGCCTGGTTGGTGGGCTCGTTATCCAGGGGCGGTACCTGATCAATTATACGCCACTCGTCAGCCCTACCGTCCCGCAGGCGGATGCGTCGGTCACCACGGCGGACGAAGTGAGTATCCTACTCGCGAACGTGTACCGGGAAAATAAGGAGACGCAACCTTTAATTGATTTAATCGAGGATAAGCAACCCGACTTCGTCGTGGCCATGGAGGTCAACGCCTACTGGGATAAAGGGCTGGCGCCAATTGAACGGGACTACCCCTACGTTGAAAAACGCGTCAACGAGGTTGGCTACGGGATGTCGCTGTACAGCAAATTCCCACTGGAAAATGTCATCGTAAAGGAGCTGAATAATGACAAGGTGCCTTCCTTCGAAGCCCGCGTTCAATTAGATAATGGCCGCGAGATACAATTGCACACCGTCCACCCCGTCCCGCCGAAGTACTTTGAGAAATTACCCGACAATGAGGGCCAGAAAGAAGTAGCTCTCCGCAAGGTTGGTGATGATATAGCCGCTAATTCCCTCCCCAGCATCGTAGCCGGAGATCTGAACGACGTCGTTTGGGGGTTCACCGATGAGCTTATGGAAACGGAGGTAGACCTGCTGGACGACGTCCGCGTTGGCCGTGGGATCTTATCCTCTTTCGACGCGACGTCCTGGATCATGCGGTGGCCGATTGACCACGTCTTCGTCACCAAGGAATTCAGCGTAGTGGAGTTGGAGCGGGGATCGGATATTGGTTCGGACCACTTCCCGATCTACGTTAAGTTGGCCATTCCGGCACAATAG
- a CDS encoding DUF4345 domain-containing protein translates to MKNAQLIISAAIVLSVSLVYGAAPARILPEVFGFSVEDIDLKNIFRAVMGLYWAIGGYWVYAVWKPDHWRNATFVNALFMGGLAVGRTISIVLDGNSPQFLVGLILELILFAWAVLNLTKWYPEPDGRLSAQG, encoded by the coding sequence ATGAAAAATGCCCAACTCATTATTTCTGCGGCGATCGTACTGTCGGTAAGTCTGGTATACGGCGCCGCCCCCGCCAGAATCTTGCCGGAAGTATTCGGCTTTTCCGTAGAGGATATTGATCTGAAAAACATCTTCCGCGCGGTGATGGGGCTGTACTGGGCCATCGGCGGCTACTGGGTATACGCCGTCTGGAAACCGGACCACTGGCGAAACGCCACGTTCGTAAACGCCCTCTTCATGGGCGGTCTAGCCGTTGGGCGGACGATCAGTATCGTTCTTGACGGTAACTCGCCACAATTCCTGGTTGGCTTAATTTTAGAACTGATCCTTTTCGCGTGGGCGGTCCTCAACCTTACGAAGTGGTACCCCGAACCGGATGGTAGGCTATCAGCTCAAGGTTAA
- a CDS encoding NAD-dependent epimerase/dehydratase family protein encodes MPLNVVLTGASGMIGKGVLLECLENKAVDQVLSIARRPGDITHPKLRELIHEDFTDFSTAIDQLTAFQPGACFHCMGVSSAGMNEADYTRLTYTVTQSLADAIYAANYRSVFIYVSGAGTDGTESGRLMWARVKGKTENYILNRGFAAAYAFRIGMVIPGEGIKSKSKWVNALLTVTKPLYGLFNKFKSVSTSAQVGKAMINAARTQVQGSVLSAKEIKTLGGG; translated from the coding sequence ATGCCCCTCAACGTCGTCCTCACTGGTGCCTCCGGTATGATCGGTAAAGGTGTTCTGCTCGAATGCCTGGAGAACAAGGCGGTCGACCAGGTGCTCTCCATCGCCCGCCGGCCCGGTGATATTACCCACCCCAAGCTGCGGGAACTGATCCATGAGGATTTTACCGATTTCTCCACGGCCATCGACCAACTCACTGCCTTCCAGCCCGGTGCCTGTTTTCACTGCATGGGCGTCTCTTCAGCGGGCATGAACGAAGCCGACTACACCCGCCTCACCTACACCGTCACCCAGAGCCTGGCCGACGCCATCTACGCCGCCAACTACCGCTCGGTATTCATCTACGTCTCGGGTGCAGGCACGGATGGCACTGAATCCGGCCGACTCATGTGGGCCCGCGTCAAGGGAAAAACTGAGAACTACATCCTCAACCGTGGCTTCGCGGCAGCCTACGCCTTCCGCATCGGTATGGTCATTCCCGGTGAAGGCATCAAATCCAAAAGTAAGTGGGTCAATGCCTTGCTCACCGTCACCAAACCCCTTTACGGTTTATTCAATAAATTCAAAAGCGTATCCACCAGCGCCCAGGTAGGCAAAGCTATGATCAACGCGGCGCGGACGCAGGTGCAAGGTTCGGTACTGAGTGCGAAGGAGATTAAGACTTTGGGGGGAGGGTAG
- a CDS encoding DUF2382 domain-containing protein, with amino-acid sequence MTDKQQFNLGEQIVPVIKEELKVGSVVVKTGTVTVDRKINYREVEVPLTSKSIQYREERIPRNIIIQEAPSTRREGNRLIIPVVREEEVIVKRLVLVEEIHLIEEEISTTESVSVELREDQVTVERKPV; translated from the coding sequence ATGACTGACAAACAACAATTTAATTTAGGTGAACAAATTGTTCCCGTAATTAAAGAGGAGTTGAAAGTCGGTAGCGTAGTTGTTAAAACAGGCACCGTGACGGTGGACCGGAAAATCAACTACCGGGAAGTCGAAGTGCCCTTGACGAGCAAATCCATTCAGTACCGGGAGGAACGGATTCCTAGGAATATAATTATTCAGGAAGCGCCTTCTACGAGGAGAGAAGGTAATCGCCTCATCATTCCCGTTGTGCGGGAGGAAGAAGTGATCGTCAAACGCCTCGTTTTAGTAGAAGAAATTCATCTTATTGAAGAAGAAATTTCAACTACTGAATCGGTATCCGTTGAGCTGCGGGAGGACCAGGTAACGGTAGAACGAAAGCCAGTCTAA
- a CDS encoding ABC transporter ATP-binding protein: MSQPAVYIRNLVKSYGKKEVITGLDLELDNGQIIGYIGPNGAGKSTTMRILAGLDNDFTGDVQVLGIDVKKDPVGVKRRIGYLPEAGDMYDVLRPDEFYDLVGSLHGLEQETIRRRAAKLEDFLQLKYTDKQRIDTFSKGMRQKVLLTSTLLHDPDLIFMDEPLNGLDANSVIRVKDLLASLAADGKTIFYSSHIMDVVERISNRIVLLNDGKIVANGTFAEINEQVRGGNLENLFASLTGGTASGEVATFKLGDDE; encoded by the coding sequence ATGTCCCAACCCGCCGTCTATATCCGTAACCTCGTGAAGAGTTACGGGAAAAAAGAGGTAATTACCGGCCTCGACCTTGAACTGGATAACGGCCAGATTATTGGCTACATCGGCCCGAATGGCGCCGGAAAATCCACGACCATGCGGATTTTAGCCGGCCTGGATAACGACTTTACCGGCGACGTGCAGGTACTGGGAATCGACGTCAAAAAGGACCCCGTCGGCGTTAAACGCCGCATCGGCTACCTGCCCGAAGCGGGGGATATGTACGACGTGCTGCGGCCCGATGAATTCTACGATCTGGTCGGTAGTTTGCACGGGCTGGAGCAGGAAACCATCCGCCGACGCGCCGCCAAACTGGAGGATTTTCTGCAACTTAAATACACCGATAAACAGCGCATCGATACCTTCAGCAAGGGGATGCGCCAGAAAGTATTGCTGACGAGTACGCTGCTTCACGACCCGGATCTGATCTTCATGGACGAGCCGCTGAACGGCCTCGACGCCAACTCCGTCATCCGGGTAAAGGACCTGCTTGCGAGCCTTGCGGCGGACGGCAAAACCATCTTCTACAGTAGCCACATTATGGACGTCGTGGAACGGATCAGTAACCGGATCGTGCTGCTCAACGACGGCAAGATCGTAGCCAACGGCACCTTTGCGGAGATCAATGAGCAAGTCCGGGGCGGCAATCTGGAGAACCTCTTTGCCAGCCTCACCGGCGGTACGGCCTCCGGCGAAGTCGCTACCTTCAAACTCGGCGACGATGAATAA